One genomic window of Amphiura filiformis chromosome 3, Afil_fr2py, whole genome shotgun sequence includes the following:
- the LOC140147667 gene encoding angiopoietin-4-like, producing MELANPISVYCDMNSNGGGWMVVLRRKDGSTNFNLQMQSYIDGFGDLTGEMWLGLSVLRDLTCGITEDVYDLRNAGGCHWELRVEVGDWNFNNANANYEYIYIYGDDYRLDVGAYSGNAGNEFTPQLDSAFSASDNDRDAHLLMNLAQVARGGWWYNLDTTPNLCGYYCQPTVLETCSGSMNWGWLSPVKTASMKTRRVVTTY from the exons ATGGAACTCGCAAACCCTATCTCAGTGTATTGTGATATGAACAGCAACGGAGGTGGTTGGATG GTTGTTCTGAGGCGTAAGGATGGCAGCACCAACTTCAACTTACAGATGCAGTCATACATAGACGGTTTTGGGGATTTAACGGGAGAAATGTGGCTCGGCCTATCGGTTCTGCGTGACCTCACATGTGGTATTACGGAGGACGTTTATGATCTTCGGAATGCTGGAGGGTGTCACTGGGAGCTTCGAGTGGAAGTGGGTGACTGGAATTTCAATAATGCCAATGCTAATTACGAATATATCTACATCTATGGAGATGACTACAGATTAGATGTGGGCGCATATTCTGGCAACGCCG GAAATGAGTTTACACCCCAGTTGGACTCCGCATTCTCAGCGAGCGATAACGACAGAGATGCACATCTTCTTATGAATCTAGCTCAAGTAGCCCGTGGAGGATGGTGGTATAATCTGGATACAACACCAAACCTATGCGGGTACTATTGTCAACCGACCGTTCTTGAAACCTGCTCGGGTTCCATGAATTGGGGATGGTTGTCTCCTGTGAAAACGGCAAGCATGAAAACAAGACGTGTTGTGACCACATATTAG